From Eremothecium sinecaudum strain ATCC 58844 chromosome III, complete sequence:
AATTTTCTTCATACAGTCGATCACACCAGTATAGCGTGGAGGCTCGTTAGCACCACTAACCTGAAGCTGCATTCTAGTCTTTACAACATCTAGTGGGTACATTACTAGGATTTCAGAGACTCCTGCCACAGCACCAGCGATGAATTGGTAGATGAAAGGCAATGGAGCCTTATCTTGGTTGCTCGAGGACATATTAACTTATGGTAGTTACAAGCGATAGAAACCAGTAAATTGACGTAAAATTCGAGCTTTGGAGTATGATCGAGGTATTTTTACACGTATATATTATAAACAGTTAACCTTTAAGTTTAGTACCAAATTACTCTTCCTAGGAATTATAAATTCTTATGACCTTTTGTCAGTAAGTACTAAAAAAATTTGAAAACGCTGGAAAGTCACAGTCATACATTTGCTATTGTTAAAAAACTTAACAAACAAACAAACAAATGCATTCAGCTTAACAAGCAGTTATTACGTTGTAATATGAAATTGTTGACATTTCCTGGGCAGGGCAGTTCCATCAGCTTATTATCACTTGAGAAATGGTGCAAAACAATGGCTACATTTCAAGACAAAAGCGGAGCAATATCGGATCTGCTGGAATACACGAAAGTGAATCCGAGTAAGCCAGAGTCTGTAGCATTGTGTTCcaatcttctttttcagGAGTGGCTGAGGACAAAAAATAAACATGATAAAATGATGGTTTTAGGGCATTCTTTAGGGGAGTTATCAGCAATCAATGCTGGCACTGAAAATACTTTATTTTCCGCTCGCGATATATTTCAGATTGCAGCTAAGCGGAATGATCTAATGGTGCAGGCGACGCATGGATGGTTGAAGAGGGAAGGTAGGGGTTTAGATGAGAAATTTAAGTTATTAGCTGTGCGTAGTCCACGCTCAAAAGACCTGCGAAGAGAGCTGTGCTTACGCAATTCACTGCACATTGCAACTCATGTTAATGCTAAGATATGTGTCCTTACTGGTCTTCAGCAGGACTTCGAAGCTCTGCAGCTGCCATACGGTGCCAGGACTTCAGAGCTGGTTAATATCGATGGTATACCTTTCCACGATAGCAGAGTTTTGAAGGAGATAATGGAACCATTGTACGATTACTTGTGGGAGAAAATAAAGCATAGCGGCATTAGATCGCTCAAACACCAACTAATCTGTAATGCTGATGGCTCAACAACCGACCTTGTAGATATTGCAATTGAAAAGTACGTTCAATCGAGTACCCAAACCGTTGAAACTGTCGAGTGTCTAAAAAAAATAGCCGAGCTTGGAACAACCTCCGCATTACATTTTGGACCAGGTCCACAGTTTGCAAACATGTTAAAACGGGACATGAATAAAGCGACACATGAATATTATGGCGAATAGCGCAGAACCcttaaaaaataaaaactTAAAATGCCTTGTTGATCTTCAAGAATCTTAAATTATGCCCCGGTGAATAGAACACACTTAAGAGATCGGAATGAAGTTGCCTACAATACAGATAGGGATATTATAGCGGTCCCTTCTTATTGTGAAACTGAAACAACAAGCTCTGCGCTTCCTTCCATCTTTAGTTCTTAGCTTGCAACTGGTAAGGACTGCCTTCTGGCCCTTATCAAAAGCGATCGCACCATATTTCTCCCATAAGTTTACTGCGCTCTCCTCTGTCATTAGTTCGTAGATTGCCATCCTTCCATCACGGAGATCATCCACGGTACAGTCAACGAGCGAGGCGAATTCTTTATTTCCTCTGTAGATCTCACCAGTTCTACGCCATAAACACGCAGGCATAGACATTGAAGTGAAAACTCTGTCGTAAGAGAGAAGCATTCTTTCAAAGCTTTCCTCTACTAGTACAAGATCAACGTCTTTTAGCGATCTTGCTATTGCACGGAACGCTGGTCGTATGGTAGACAGCGGTTTCAGTATACGTTGTCTTGAGGATTGATTCATATATTTATCCATGTAGTTTTGCAGTCTAGCATATCCCATAGAGTAGTTATAAGGTTTTAAAAGACCAGCTTCAAGTTTCGCATTAATAACAAGTTTTAACCTGTCCTCTGGTTCAACATCTGTGGATGGATCGGCCGCAGTGAGAAAGAAGTTTTCCTTAGCCGTTGGTTGCTGCCAGTGATTAAATTGAGCACCCTGTTGACGATCCATACGCATGCCCAAATCCGCCTGTGAACTGGCAGATGATATGGAAAACGAGGGTAGA
This genomic window contains:
- the MCT1 gene encoding [acyl-carrier-protein] S-malonyltransferase (Syntenic homolog of Ashbya gossypii ACR108C; Syntenic homolog of Saccharomyces cerevisiae YOR221C (MCT1)), producing the protein MKLLTFPGQGSSISLLSLEKWCKTMATFQDKSGAISDLLEYTKVNPSKPESVALCSNLLFQEWLRTKNKHDKMMVLGHSLGELSAINAGTENTLFSARDIFQIAAKRNDLMVQATHGWLKREGRGLDEKFKLLAVRSPRSKDLRRELCLRNSLHIATHVNAKICVLTGLQQDFEALQLPYGARTSELVNIDGIPFHDSRVLKEIMEPLYDYLWEKIKHSGIRSLKHQLICNADGSTTDLVDIAIEKYVQSSTQTVETVECLKKIAELGTTSALHFGPGPQFANMLKRDMNKATHEYYGE
- the RDS2 gene encoding gluconeogenesis transcription factor RDS2 (Syntenic homolog of Ashbya gossypii ACR107W; Syntenic homolog of Saccharomyces cerevisiae YPL133C (RDS2)), encoding MKIHSISDFFRPPSQITVVTQPRAGLVTSGSTISNTMDADVTNSTTSGGRKRKVSRACIFCRRSHMICDEQKPCKRCIKRNIAHLCCDQNIASSNSVSSQGSSAPDISKQEQQIPPMQDNLASGLQEPWSTTNNKISKIVPQNLTFVSEHVGSEFSSLNGFLTMLEDPMLMEQTPPPPNPTDVNLNGNDTQPKAPLPSFSISSASSQADLGMRMDRQQGAQFNHWQQPTAKENFFLTAADPSTDVEPEDRLKLVINAKLEAGLLKPYNYSMGYARLQNYMDKYMNQSSRQRILKPLSTIRPAFRAIARSLKDVDLVLVEESFERMLLSYDRVFTSMSMPACLWRRTGEIYRGNKEFASLVDCTVDDLRDGRMAIYELMTEESAVNLWEKYGAIAFDKGQKAVLTSCKLRTKDGRKRRACCFSFTIRRDRYNIPICIVGNFIPIS